A segment of the Vespula pensylvanica isolate Volc-1 chromosome 9, ASM1446617v1, whole genome shotgun sequence genome:
CACATTATCATTTTCGCTGCCAGCTGCGAAATCGGGGATAGAACGATTACGCATACGTTCGTTTTACGGGGACGTTTTAcggtgattattattatatatatatataaaaaaaaaaaaaggaaagagagagaagaaaagacgggaaaaagaagaaaaaaaaacaaaaaaaaaaaagaaaaacttgcaCTTACTATCGATTTTGTACACGCGATAATAGAACGgttctgaaaaaaatatattaactaaTAAACCACTTGTTGCTCGAGATGATACTTGGCTTGACAGAGTTTTTGCAATCTCGAGATCCCCTTTTCTCGATTATCTCCGTAAGCGAATTCCCAAGCGTCGAGAAGCATGTTGTAGTATCTAGGAACGTCGAAGAATTGCATGTACTCGTGACTGGTGCTCGTAGGGAAGATTTTTTCGAATCTATCCAATTGGGTCAATTCGTCCTCGTAAGCGATCAGATGACGAACGTCGTCCGGTGTAAGGTCCTCGATGATCTCGTCTATGTAATCCTCGCGATCGCGCAGATTAGCGTACAAAGATTGTTTGTGCCTCTCCTGATAGCTCAAGGTCGTCCTGTGGAGCCGTAGATCCAAGCACACCGTGTCCACCTGATATTTCTGAGATATTTTCTCCACGTCCTCGGTCGGCATGGTAGAGGGCAATTGAAAACCGGCGATATTGAAGACGTTCTTTATCAAGGGACCCTTGACCGCGTCGTCGAGGGTCGATGACGATTGCAAGGACGGAGATATGTTCACCTCGAGCAACCACGGTTTCAAATGTTCgtctaataatatatcgaaaccGAAAAGTTCGTAACAACAGTACCTCGACTGCATGTTCGGTCTGCTGAGAGTATTGATCGACGATTCGCCGGCTATCATCGTCTTTACTACGATATCCTTCATGCTCGACCACAATTTCGAGACGTTCACGTGTTCTCTCTCGAGGTAAGACCAAAGCGTCCTCAAGGTCCACTTGTGCCCGAAACACGAGTCAGCGCAATTGTTGCTCGTGTAGGTCGCGCTGCTCTTGTTTATACTGTAATTCGTTAAGTGCATGAAACGATCGCTGAGATAGTTTATGTCGTCGACGTATTTTACGGACGCGAAACGGACCAAGCCGTCCGGATAAAGGTAAATCTTTAGGGGATTGAAACTCGTCACGAGAACGTAAAGACGCAAATCGAATTTGGCACCGCCGATCAATTTCGGCTTCGACAAATATTGCTGGACGACCACGGGACGTTTCTTTGGTATTTGGGACCAACGATGAACGACGCGAATACCTCTTCCTCTTGCCGAAGCCGGAGGCTTGATTATCCATTTTTCCTTGCTACCAGATTTCTCCCAGATCTGATGGAAGCAACGTAAGTCCTGAGGTAACACGTAAGTTCTAGGAACGA
Coding sequences within it:
- the LOC122632091 gene encoding tubulin polyglutamylase TTLL4-like, which produces MDVIAYNHHEISSIVNDIDGGDLEESQYEEESEEIVPYLDIDRNLLTLEEINADNEKKYKFPFRRSLFDNVAPYIAFQSFDSKGLPLPYEMSKHLKWRLSTITPIIVRRTLVNSGFRLMKKSQEWSGTWGKHMKSACYKNLKEFQKVNHFPGTFQVGRKDRLWRNVSRMMAKYGKREFGFVPRTYVLPQDLRCFHQIWEKSGSKEKWIIKPPASARGRGIRVVHRWSQIPKKRPVVVQQYLSKPKLIGGAKFDLRLYVLVTSFNPLKIYLYPDGLVRFASVKYVDDINYLSDRFMHLTNYSINKSSATYTSNNCADSCFGHKWTLRTLWSYLEREHVNVSKLWSSMKDIVVKTMIAGESSINTLSRPNMQSRYCCYELFGFDILLDEHLKPWLLEVNISPSLQSSSTLDDAVKGPLIKNVFNIAGFQLPSTMPTEDVEKISQKYQVDTVCLDLRLHRTTLSYQERHKQSLYANLRDREDYIDEIIEDLTPDDVRHLIAYEDELTQLDRFEKIFPTSTSHEYMQFFDVPRYYNMLLDAWEFAYGDNREKGISRLQKLCQAKYHLEQQVVY